The proteins below are encoded in one region of Rhododendron vialii isolate Sample 1 chromosome 7a, ASM3025357v1:
- the LOC131333285 gene encoding glycosyltransferase BC10-like produces the protein MLLLSPSPISLLGALLLCLPLALIFTITTTPTTTTTNGGATSSPCIITTTGGASPFQTTLTTNTSVKKTTSNPVLTAIKSTIKTRRPTNNHTTTAPPPSTAEIFVDDDDDNALFRLAARANPNPTSPRKIAFLFLTTTPLPFAPIWEIYFRKTPKILYNVYVHADPSYRYDPPFSGVFENRVIPGSKPTRRHSPTLISAARRLLSHALTHDRSNSKFALLSPSCIPLHSFRFTYKTLTRSRKSFVEILKNESGAWERWAARGEEAMLPEVPFDEFRIGSQFFVLTRRHARVVVADRRLWAKFNAPCAEPYTCYPEEQYFATLLNRKDPRGCVPATLTHVDWAGRDDGHPRTYNATEVGPDLIVRLRMGRPRYGDEEEEVAINGSDASVRKRRHPFLFARKFSPDSVEPLLSMAGGVIFRD, from the coding sequence ATGCTGCTGCTCTCCCCATCCCCAATATCCCTCCTCGGTGCTCTTCTCCTCTGCTTACCCCTCGCCCTGATCTTCACCATCACCActacacccaccaccaccaccacaaacggCGGCGCCACCTCCTCCCCCTGTATTATCACTACCACCGGCGGTGCCAGCCCTTTCCAAACTACCCTCACCACCAACACTTCTGTCAAAAAAACCACCTCCAACCCAGTACTCACCGCGATCAAATCCACCATTAAAACCCGACGACCAACAAACAATCACACAACCACCGCTCCCCCGCCGTCCACGGCGGAAATCTTTgtcgacgacgacgacgacaacgCTCTGTTCCGACTCGCCGCCCGGGCCAACCCGAACCCAACAAGCCCGAGGAAAATAGCCTTCCTCTTTCTAACCACCACACCACTCCCTTTCGCTCCAATTTGGGAAATCTACTTCAggaaaacccccaaaatcctgTACAACGTATACGTACACGCCGACCCGAGTTACCGGTACGACCCGCCCTTCTCGGGCGTGTTCGAGAACCGGGTCATACCCGGCTCCAAGCCCACCCGGCGCCACTCCCCCACCCTCATCTCCGCCGCGCGCCGGCTGCTCTCCCACGCGCTGACGCACGACCGGTCGAATTCCAAGTTCGCCCTCCTCTCCCCCTCCTGCATCCCGCTCCACTCCTTCCGGTTCACCTACAAAACCCTGACCCGGTCCCGGAAGAGCTTCGTCGAGATCCTGAAGAACGAGAGCGGCGCGTGGGAGAGGTGGGCGGCGCGTGGGGAGGAAGCCATGCTGCCCGAGGTGCCGTTCGACGAGTTCCGGATAGGGTCCCAGTTCTTCGTGCTGACGCGCAGGCACGCGAGGGTGGTGGTGGCCGACAGGAGGCTGTGGGCCAAGTTCAACGCGCCGTGCGCGGAGCCGTACACGTGTTACCCCGAGGAGCAGTACTTCGCCACGCTGCTGAACAGGAAGGACCCGCGCGGGTGCGTGCCGGCCACGCTCACGCACGTGGACTGGGCGGGGAGGGACGACGGTCACCCGAGGACTTACAACGCGACGGAGGTGGGGCCCGATCTGATCGTGCGGCTCAGGATGGGGAGGCCCAGGTACGgcgatgaggaggaggaggtcgCGATCAACGGCTCGGATGCGTCTGTGAGGAAGCGGCGTCACCCGTTCTTGTTCGCTAGAAAGTTCTCCCCGGACTCGGTCGAGCCGTTGTTGAGTATGGCGGGTGGCGTCATCTTTAGAGATTAG